Proteins co-encoded in one Fusarium fujikuroi IMI 58289 draft genome, chromosome FFUJ_chr06 genomic window:
- a CDS encoding related to protein TOL, whose amino-acid sequence MAEEKPRPHVKILQSSSIRLPEFKPYQPNPALSHTPEFQRHTCKDCKRLILELLEHPAGSSSGGYSNSESHRDGLLSSLVHSSASCRVCAVIVNQIMSDRADVQHEFTHYQLALKAKKNSFCVRLTNDSEAADTTTRRNIYGEFALYRSELPKEFSWLDFGIVYTPTRNDLSVSCQPYLASRNYPWREKAIDKIKGWIDACETKHGHCPGRQSTALPERVLKIANDSVSLYISQKGDVQTEDQRYVALSYRWGNDLPVKLTKDTMGDFIKGHPISKLPETLQDAVRISRNLGFKFIWIDALCIVQDDENDWVEQSALMADIYQRSSLNLCAADSAGCGSGMVEMVAPHLIEIAAATTQSTDTDVGFFPGGWVFQEGLCSPRGLYVSRRHGLWWDCGTMIDMIDSRESISTGDFDHAFNPRTERRSFLSLTKNANHRSMAVRDFSFTWYDWMELYTSRYLTRETDRLPAVAGMASYVASLSGMKYKAGLWEEDIICGLMWRRGSSGHAKRVPGGAPTWSWASITGPVYYDEFFTMRVNHRGKIDHCAELDLDIMDTTIEEERPGTFGNVRRGEIKASGVMKHAAMMLLREQWNTKWEFDIQPKEPKAEVLEHCQVLRLAKAYRDKEGTPPVVYFLIIRETGRRENEYQRVGQGCIMLKYDQHPNRWELFRIYRDKKPDYGFLEEEIWGGLRKLC is encoded by the exons ATGGCCGAGGAGAAGCCCCGGCCTCATGTCAAGATCCTGCAGAGTAGCTCGATTCGTCTACCTGAGTTTAAACCGTACCAACCTAATCCTGCTCTGAGCCACACACCCGAATTCCAACGACATACTTGCAAAGACTGCAAAAGACTGATCTTGGAGCTCCTTGAACACCCAGCAGGTAGCTCCTCAGGCGGATACAGCAACTCTGAAAGTCACCGTGATGGGCTTCTGTCCTCTTTAGTACATAGTTCTGCCAGTTGCCGCGTATGCGCTGTTATCGTCAACCAGATTATGTCCGATCGCGCTGACGTTCAACATGAATTCACTCATTATCAGCTTGCTttgaaagccaagaaaaaTAGTTTTTGTGTCAGGCTCACAAATGATTCGGAAGCGGctgacaccaccaccaggagAAATATTTACGGCGAATTTGCCCTTTATCGCAGCGAATTACCGAAGGAGTTCTCTTGGTTAGATTTTGGAATTGTCTATACACCCACGCGGAACGACTTGTCCGTTAGTTGTCAGCCGTATCTTGCGTCGCGAAATTATCCTTGGCGTGAAAAGGCAATTGACAAAATCAAGGGCTGGATAGATGCCTGTGAAACAAAACATGGTCACTGCCCCGGAAGGCAGTCTACCGCCCTCCCTGAACGGGTCCTCAAGATTGCAAACGATAGCGTTTCTCTCTACATATCCCAGAAAGGGGATGTTCAAACTGAAGATCAACGCTACGTCGCTCTGAGTTACCGATGGGGGAACGACCTTCCTGTGAAACTGACCAAGGACACCATGGGAGACTTCATCAAAGGACACCCCATCTCAAAGCTGCCTGAGACTCTCCAAGACGCAGTGCGCATCTCTCGCAATCTAGGCTTCAAGTTTATCTGGATCGATGCTCTCTGTATCGTCCAGGATGACGAAAATGACTGGGTGGAACAGTCGGCCCTGATGGCGGATATATACCAACGCAGTAGCCTCAACCTGTGCGCGGCGGACTCAGCAGGTTGTGGCTCAGGAATGGTGGAAATGGTAGCGCCGCACTTGATAGAAATTGCTGCTGCAACGACCCAATCCACGGATACGG ATGTGGGCTTCTTTCCAGGGGGATGGGTCTTCCAAGAGGGCCTCTGCTCCCCTCGCGGCCTCTATGTTAGCCGTCGGCACGGCTTATGGTGGGACTGCGGAACGATGATCGATATGATTGACAGCCGTGAGTCAATATCGACCGGGGATTTTGATCATGCATTCAACCCACGCACCGAAAGGCGGTCCTTTTTGTCTCTTACCAAAAATGCGAACCATCGCTCTATGGCAGTCCGAGATTTCTCCTTCACCTGGTATGACTGGATGGAGCTCTATACATCGAGATACCTCACGCGAGAAACAGATCGTCTCCCTGCCGTAGCGGGTATGGCCTCTTACGTCGCCTCGCTATCGGGAATGAAGTACAAGGCCGGGTTGTGGGAGGAAGATATTATATGCGGACTGATGTGGCGTAGAGGCAGTTCGGGCCACGCCAAGCGAGTACCAGGAGGCGCACCTACTTGGAGCTGGGCTTCGATCACCGGGCCAGTCTATTACGACGAGTTCTTTACCATGCGTGTTAACCACCGTGGGAAGATTGACCATTGTGCCGAGTTGGACCTCGACATCATGGACACGACCATCGAAGAAGAGCGGCCAGGTACATTTGGGAATGTCCGGCGCGGAGAAATCAAGGCCTCTGGCGTCATGAAGCACGCAgcgatgatgctgctgagaGAACAGTGGAATACGAAATGGGAATTCGATATACAGCCCAAAGAACCCAAAGCTGAAGTCCTCGAACATTGCCAAGTACTCCGGCTCGCGAAAGCCTACCGGGATAAGGAGGGTACCCCCCCAGTTGTCTATTTTCTAATTATCCGGGAAACAGGCCGGCGCGAAAACGAATACCAGCGCGTCGGTCAAGGGTGTATCATGCTAAAATACGACCAGCACCCGAATCGTTGGGAACTATTTCGTATTTATCGAGACAAGAAGCCTGATTATGGGTTTTTAGAGGAGGAGATATGGGGGGGCTTAAGAAAGCTTTGTTGA
- a CDS encoding related to sugar transporter has protein sequence MGKHTTAYNRLVTVAVAFGSLTYGYCSSVIGSTIGQPGWYKFFDLPQAGEPGYSTKTTEAISTANGIYSAGGAIGTLFVMWAATALGRKRSIQIGGAFALLGGALQGGAANLSMFQAGRILAGIGIGILVTVCPMYMGELAPHDKRGWLVGHHAIFLVFGYMLSGWLGYGCYFLTTSKPDFAWRFPLCMQCLAPTVLLITSFWIPESTRWLLQKGRIEEAWTVVRNLRQSPDDPNDLVAREEIYQIKEQLALDSAKLKALGCGPFMAVLKKKSYRKRLAIGFLTQWGAEFAGPLIINNYSVILYTNLGQTGSMPLLLSALWLTTAGVIYNPLGAWLHDKINSRRWMFMTGLFGCLITTSGLAACISEFSGTANKAGNAAGVFFVFLYLAFQGTFCDTTMYIYVSEIFPTEIRPIGMGFSLFGQFTSTIILLQTAPIGFVNIGWKYYLVIIIWCIFFIPIVYLYFPETAKLSLEEISARFGDDVAVHVNDVPAEQRKELDEYIGKLDITHMEESTDKSKALM, from the exons ATGGGTAAGCATACAACTGCTTACAACAGACTGGTGACTGTCGCGGTCGCCTTTGGCTCTCTG ACATACGGCTACTGCTCCTCCGTCATTGGCAGCACAATCGGACAGCCAGGATGGTACAAGTTCTTCGACTTGCCTCAGGCGGGTGAGCCTGGTTACAGCACCAAGACGACTGAAGCCATCTCGACCGCAAATGGAATCTACAGTGCAGGCGGCGCCATTGGCACGCTTTTTGTTATGTGGGCTGCTACAGCGCTGGGCAGGAAGCGGTCTATCCAGATTGGCGGAGCCTTTGCGTTGCTGGGAGGAGCATTGCAGGGCGGTGCAGCAAACCTGAG TATGTTCCAAGCGGGTCGAATCTTGGCTGGCATCGGTATCGGAATCCTCGTCACGGTCTGCCCGATGTATATGGGAGAGCTCGCACCACACGACAAACGCGGATGGCTGGTCGGACACCACGCCatttttcttgtctttggcTACATGCTCTCGGGCTGGCTTGGGTATGGCTGTTACTTTCTCACCACAAGTAAGCCGGACTTTGCCTGGAGATTTCCGCTGTGCATGCAATGCCTAGCTCCCACtgtccttctcatcacttcTTTCTGGATCCCCGAGTCTACGCGATGGCTCTTGCAGAAGGGCAGAATTGAGGAGGCATGGACCGTTGTTCGTAACTTGCGACAGTCACCGGACGACCCAAATGACTTAGTCGCTCGCGAGGAGATCTACCAGATCAAGGAACAACTGGCTCTAGACTCTGCCAAACTCAAGGCACTAGGCTGCGGACCTTTCATGGCAgtcctcaagaagaagagctacCGAAAACGGTTGGCGATTGGCTTTCTGACTCAATGGGGCGCCGAGTTCGCCGGACCACTGATCATC AACAACTACTCAGTCATTCTCTACACCAATCTAGGTCAAACTGGATCTATGCCTCTACTTCTTTCGGCCTTGTGGCTGACGACCGCTGGCGTCATCTACAACCCGCTCGGCGCCTGGCTTCACGATAAGATTAATTCACGCCGATGGATGTTCATGACGGGCTTGTTTGGCTGCTTGATTACCACGAGCGGTCTTGCTGCCTGCATCTCAGAGTTTTCCGGAACGGCCAACAAGGCAGGCAATGCAGCAGGCGTCTTCTTTGTTTTCCTATACCTGGCATTCCAAGG GACATTTTGTGATACAACGATGTATATCTACGTGTCAGAGATCTTCCCGACCGAGATTCGCCCTATCGGTATGGGCTTCTCCCTCTTTGGCCAGTTCACGAGCACCATCATTCTACTCCAAACCGCACCAATTGGCTTCGTGAACATCGGCTGGAAGTATTACCTCGTCATTATCATTTGGtgcatcttcttcatacCCATCGTGTACCTGTACTTTCCCGAGACAGCCAAGCTGTCACTTGAGGAGATTTCCGCCCGCTTCGGTGATGACGTTGCCGTTCACGTTAACGATGTTCCAGCCGAGCAGCGCAAGGAGCTTGACGAGTATATTGGAAAACTGGACATTACCCATATGGAGGAATCAACGGATAAGAGCAAGGCTCTGATGTAG
- a CDS encoding related to vegetatible incompatibility protein HET-E-1 has protein sequence MVFSTDDSTFAFSQGENAIEVHDLADQIIHKLELEYVSCLEFSPDGLSLAAGDMHGNVEVWDLRTKDAPKWIFQSDGSSLAIAYSSDGKLLAQATSTGEVSLWQIATESCLLKLKTERQIEQLSFSPDNRSLMTEHGRLIPDTWPSDDETENDGIQNNDDRDKPSQVLFTTHGYGIDFDGCWLTKDGERIVWLPPEHRPSPALVIDSEIAIRNSSDQLMMFCFYD, from the coding sequence ATGGTATTTTCAACAGATGACTCAACATTTGCATTCAGTCAAGGAGAGAATGCCATTGAAGTTCATGACCTGGCAGATCAGATCATACACAAACTTGAACTCGAATATGTTTCATGTCTAGAGTTCTCACCTGATGGCCTCTCTCTAGCAGCTGGGGATATGCATGGTAATGTCGAAGTCTGGGACTTACGAACCAAAGACGCCCCGAAGTGGATATTCCAATCTGATGGCTCATCACTTGCCATTGCCTATTCATCTGATGGAAAGTTACTTGCACAGGCAACATCGACAGGGGAGGTTTCTCTTTGGCAAATCGCAACAGAAAGCTGCCTCCTGAAACTTAAGACTGAGCGGCAGATTGAACAATTGTCGTTCAGTCCTGACAATAGATCGCTCATGACTGAGCATGGCCGTCTGATACCGGACACATGGCCTTCTGATGATGAAACTGAGAACGATGGCATCCAGAACAATGATGATCGCGATAAACCCTCACAAGTACTGTTTACCACTCACGGCTATGGAATCGATTTTGACGGATGTTGGTTGACAAAGGATGGTGAGAGAATAGTTTGGTTGCCGCCTGAGCACAGGCCGAGCCCAGCCCTCGTTATAGATTCGGAAATTGCAATTCGCAATAGCTCTGATCAGTTAatgatgttttgtttttATGATTAA